The Dethiosulfovibrio peptidovorans DSM 11002 nucleotide sequence GACCCCACGATAAGACTGGAGATGACCAAGGCCAATATGCACCAAAGAAGGAGGCTTTCGCCGGCGTGTATCAGATGAGACGGATGGTCGATGACCATTTTTACGGGGGTAATGCCTTTTATCTCTGGTAGGTCGACCGTCAGGTACACCCGATCCTGAAAGATGTTTTCCGGGAACGACCTCTTTGGTAGACCATCCTCCGGGATCAGCCTTACCTCCGCCGTCTCTCTCGAAGGGGTGAACCAGCTTTTATTCGGGATCGATCCCATGACCATCCATCCCGCCGACGGACCGGAACAGTCGTTCTGGAGAATAGGAGACGCCGTGACGGCGGTTATCCCGAGTATAGGCAGTACTCCGTATCCGGATAGGCTACAGTTTTCATCTTGAATCTGATCCATGAGAATTTCTCGAATAGAATGTATTATAGGGTTGGGGATGGTTACGACGGTTGGCCGTTCTTCGCCCCTAAGAGCGCTCCAGATCGGCATACCGCGGTCGTCGAAGACGGCTATCAGGGCTAGTCCGTTGTCCCATAGAGATTCGGGGGGGATGTTTTCATCTATGTAAGAGAGATCTTCGTTACGAGCGAAGTCGTAGGTCGCGTTCCACCAGGACCAATCCTCGTTCAGACGGAGCTGGGCTCCCAGCATCTTTTCGGCGGCCGAGGTCATATGTATCGAAAGGTCCTCCAGCTGCTGTACCTCCAGTTTTCGGAAACGAGCCGTCTGGATGGTCCCGACCAGCAATGTCGCCATGAATAGCAGGGCTGTCGTGGCTATGACTATCACCGATAGAGATTGAGATCGCAATTTCATGAATAACAGCTCTTTTCCGAGAGATCGTGTAGGTAGCCTCCGACACTTTAAACAAAAACGGTGCCTTAGGCAAGTTTATGTTGCCTTTCTTCCCCGATTTCCCGGTGGTTTGAGCGGAAAGGCCCGGTGTAGCTATCGTAGAATGACCCATTCGGGGTGTTATCTGTAGTCTTTTTGAAAGTGGATTTGAATCTGTGGAGGGAGGTAAGTGAGATGATGGCTAAAAACAGCTGTATCGAGTTCGTCCTGGACGGGCGTTATTTTGCTCTGCCGTTGGAGAACGTCAAGGAGATAATTTCCCGCCCTGAGATTACCCCTTTGCCCATGGCGTCGAAACACGTCAGAGGGATAATCAACCTTCGAGGTGACGTTATTCCGGTCGTCGATCTGGCGATACGACTGGGAAGCAGCGAAGATAAGGTCGATCGCTCAGAGGTGCTTATACTGGTCCTGGACGGCCTTACCGCAGGGGTCATGGTGGATTCTGCGTCGCAGGTCGCCGAGTTGGATCTCGGCGACCTCTCCGAGCCGGAGGGGAATGAAGGTGCCGGATTGGACAGGAGCGCCGTCAAGGGAGTGGTCAGACACGAAGACCGTCTTGTGGTTCTTCTCGACGCGGCGGACATACTGTCGGTGGACAGGGAGATGTTGAAGCGCATAGCCGCTGAAAACCACGACGATCGCATGGACTCTCAGAGTAAATACGAAACGATGAGAATAGTGACCTTCGATCTAGACGGGGATAATTACGGTTTCCGCCTGGAGGAGGTCAGAGAGATCCTTCGGTATCAGCCTCCGGTGTCGGTTCCCGACGCGCCTCCTTTCGTCGAGGGGGTACTCCAGGTAAGGGGCAATATCCTTCCTGTGGTCAACCTGAGGGAAAGGCTTCGCCGAGGCGGGGAGCTGGACCAGGAGAAGGGTAAGATCCTCGTGGCGGATTACGGGGACTTCCGTCTAGGATTCGTCGCGGATGCGATAAAAGAGGTGTTGGAGGTTCCCATGTCGGAGGTCAGCGAGCCTCCTTCCGTGGTCAGAGGCGATTCGAACAGGCAGACCGTGAGCGCCATAGTCCATCACGACGATGATATCGTGACCATCTTGGATAAAGACGGTCTGGTGGATCGTGAGAGGCTGAGGGAAATGGGCTCGGAGGACGACAGGGCCTT carries:
- a CDS encoding chemotaxis protein CheW, which gives rise to MMAKNSCIEFVLDGRYFALPLENVKEIISRPEITPLPMASKHVRGIINLRGDVIPVVDLAIRLGSSEDKVDRSEVLILVLDGLTAGVMVDSASQVAELDLGDLSEPEGNEGAGLDRSAVKGVVRHEDRLVVLLDAADILSVDREMLKRIAAENHDDRMDSQSKYETMRIVTFDLDGDNYGFRLEEVREILRYQPPVSVPDAPPFVEGVLQVRGNILPVVNLRERLRRGGELDQEKGKILVADYGDFRLGFVADAIKEVLEVPMSEVSEPPSVVRGDSNRQTVSAIVHHDDDIVTILDKDGLVDRERLREMGSEDDRAFADKEDGGGSETLVVFKVSGQPFGLPITRIKEINRVGNLSEVPGMPDFVEGVLDLRGDVIPVVSLSKRLGLKSSEGSEEDGRILVVELDDSFLGFMVDDVTGVMEVPLSHMSEPPLSMKELGRARDFVSQVARTDVEGERMVLVLSPESVLSSQEVVSARNSIS